The nucleotide sequence AGTGCCTGTCTCAGTGGAAAACTTAAGTCCAACAGTAGCCTATTCCGGTTATACCATCTTCGTTACCTTGTCCTCCGTCAAAACAACTTCACCTCAGCTACACTTCCTTCTGAATTTGGCAATCTCAACAGGTTAGAGTTCTTATCCCTTTCCAGTAATGGCTTCGTCGGCCAAGTTCCTTCCTCATTTAATAACCTAAGCCTTCTTTCCGTTTTATACCTTTCCCAAAATGAGCTTACCGGTAGTATCCCACTTGTACAGAATCTAAAAAAGCTCTCGTTTTTAAACCTTAATTATAATCATTTCTCTGGAACTCTGAATCCCAACAGTACTAGCTTGTTTGAGTTGCACCACCTCCGTTACCTTGGTCTAGGTTACAACAACTTCAGTTCATCAATCCCTTCTGAAATTGGAAACCTCAACAGGCTAGAGGTCTTGGCTCTTGCCTTTAATGACTTTTTTGGGCAAGTTCCTCCAACAATAAGTAACCTAACCTTGTTAACCCAATTGTACCTTTACAATAACCAGCTCACTGGTAGTTTACCACTTGTAGGTAACCTAACCAATCTCTCAATTGCATATTTCAGTGACAATCACTTTTCTGGAACCATTCCATCTTCTCTATTCAATATGCCTTTCTTGTCAGATCTTGTTCTAAGTGGAAACCATCTTACCGGATCTTTTATAATTCCTAACTCTTCTGCCCCATCTAGGCTCAACTACCTGTTCCTTGGGAATAACCATTTTGAAGGACAAATCATAGAGCCTATCTTAAAGCTCAGAAACCTCACAAATGTAGGCCTTTCTTTCCTAAACACAAGCTCCCCAGTTGACTTAAGACTCTTCTCCGCACTAAAGTCTCTGTCCTACCTCGATCTTTCCGGTAATAGTTTATCTCCAGCCAGTCTAGATACAAATTTAGACATCCCAGCAAACTTGGAGTATTTGCAGTTATCAGACTGCGGCATGAACGAGTTCCCAAATATCTTAAAGAACCTTGAGAAGTTGGAGTTTATTGATTTCTCCAACAACAGAATCAAAGGGAAAGTCCCCGAGTGGTTATGGAACCTTCCTCGTCTAGACACCGTGGTTGTTTCATATAATTTGATTAATGGTTTCGAAGGTCCAGTGGAGGAGGTATTGGTAAATTCATCATTGAAGATTTTATATCTGGACAATAACTATTTTGAAGGAGCAATTCCTATTCTGCCACTGTCAATCAACATGTTGGATGTACGCTACAATAGATTCACAGGGAGCGTGCCTCTTTCAATCTGCAATTGTAGATCTCTCACGCATCTGTGGCTACCTTACAACAACCTCACGGGTCCAATTCCTCAATGCTTGAGTAACTTGACAATTTTGAATCTCCGGAAGAACAACTTTGAAGGAAGTATTCCTGACGCCTTTTATATTGGTGCTTCTCTAAAGACACTTGACGTTGGACACAATCTACTAACTGGGAGACTTCCAAGATCTCTTCAAAACTGCTCATCTCTAGAGTTTCTAGTTGTTGACCACAACATGATTGAAGACAAGTTTCCTTTCTGGCTCAAGGCTTTACCCAATTTGCAAGTCCTTGTCCTCAGTTCAAACAAATTTTATGGATCTATATCTCCTCCTGATCAAGGTCCTCTCGGGTTTCCAGAGCTGCGTATATTTGAAATAGCTGATAATAATTTTACTGGAAGCTTGCCACCAAGATACTTTGTGCACTGGAAAGCATCGTCAATTACAATGAATGAAGATGGTGGTCTATATATGCTATACGGACAATTTAGGTCTGGAAGATTGTACCTTACATTTGTAGATACCATAGATTTGCAATACAAAGGTCTATCCATGGAGCAAAAGATGGTTCTTACTTCCTACGCTACCATTGATTTTTCTGGGAATAGAATTGAAGGAGAGATTCCTGAATCAATTGGTCTCTTGAAAGCATTGATTGCACTCAACTTATCAAACAACGCCTTCACAGGCCATATTCCTCTGTCTTTCTCCAATCTGCGAAAGCTCGAGTCACTAGACTTATCAAGCAACCAACTCTCAGGGACTATTCCTAGTGGACTTGGAAGCCTCTCGTTTTTGGCGTATATAAATGTGTCTCACAACCAACTCAAAGGAGAAATACCACAAGGAACACAAATTACCGGGCAAGCTAAATCTTCGTTCGAAGGGAATGCAGGGCTTTGTGGTCTTCCTCTCCAGGAAACTTGCTTTGGGACTGATGCACCACCGACACAACAGcctaaggaagaagatgatgatgatgaagaagtgtTGAACTGGAAAGGTGTGGCAATAGGATATGGACCTGGAGTGTTGCTTGGACTTGCAATAGCACACCTCATTGCAACTTACAAACCGGAGTGGCTCGTTAAGATAATTGGTCCGAACAAGAGCAGAAACCGTTAGGATTGTTTTCAATTTGAGTATAATCCTTCAATGTGTATGTCAAATTGGTTGATGTGATTCCTCTTGTATGGAAGCATCTCTTTATGTTTGTTGTATATCTGATGCTTTGTTCTGTTTCATTTCGTTTTATGAAGTAAAAATGGTGTATGTTTTGTACTCATTTTCATAtgcatttatgtttttttctactGAGTAGTGCCGAAGAAGCAAGGAAAATGGTGAAATGGGATTCAATCACACTTCGATAAGAAGAAGCCAAGAAACTGTTGAGACCTAATAAAAGTTAAGTTGAAATGGGATATAGAGAcaactaataaaattttttttttggacatctCTCGTCTTTTTTATCTTATTTGTATATACATCTCTAGTCTTTTTTATCTCCATCTCATCTTGGTCCTCTAGGGTTCCCTGAGCTATGAATCCTTGAGATATCTGATAATAAATTTACTGGAAGCTTAACACCGAATTACAATGAATGAAGATGgtggtatatatataatatggtttacgACTTCTCACGGAAGAAGATGTAAGTGAGTTTGTTTCTAGATGAGATATATGTAGATTTTATAAGACACTGCCGTAGGttgttttgtttcattgataATAGTTCTTTTTTTCTGATCTTTCAGACGAGTGGACTATGGTCACATACTCTCTATCTTTGCTTGTAAACGATGTTCCAGGAGTCCTTTATCTCGTAACTGGTGTTTTCTCTCGAAGGGAATACATCATTCAGGTATGTtccttatctctctctctcttttcacaCACACATAGTATTTTTGCTGATACACTGACCGATCTTTTTTTGGTTTAGAGCTTGGCTGTATGACATCTTGAAACAGAGGGAAATTCAGGCATTACAACGGTTGTTCCTGCGACAGATGAATCAGTCAACAAATTGGTGCATcaactttttacaaaaaaaaaaaaattgttcctGCGACAGATGAATCAGCCAACAAATTGGTGCAGCAACTTTATAAACTCGTAGATGTGCATGAGGTAGGATCACAAAAAATCAACTGTCTttagtatatatttaaacaGTTTGAATGCTCTCAGGTCCATGATCTTACTCATAAGATTGCCATTTGCTGAAAGAGGAACTGATGCTGATTAAGATTGCTGTGAACGCTGCTGCGAGAAGAGATGTCCTGGACATTGCTAGTATTTTCAGGGCAAAAGCTGTTGACGTATCCGATCATCCTATTACTTTGCAGGTAAATTGCATTCATCATTAACTGGATTTCTATTAGAGGTGTAATTTTCCATTTAAATCATTTtctcccttagtttttttttttgatttattgcTGAATTTGATTGCTGTGGAATTAACTTACTGGGGATCTTGACAAAATGGTTGCACTACAAAGTTTGTGTTAGTTTTCATCTCTTACTCTTATGTTATAACTTGCAAGTCTTAGCGCTAATAAATAAGTATGGTAAAGCCAAAGCCTGGCCCATTTTTCTAAATACTTCTGGTTGTGCTTAGAACAAGAATCAGTTTGAGAAGTGTTGTTGTTACTTGTATTATAACTTATGCATCGTGTTGATCTTTACTAATGAGCAATCAATCAATCACAGGTTGCAAGAACAGGGCGTGTGGCGTTGGCTCGTGAATCAGGAGTGGACTCTAAGTATCTTCGTGGATACTCTTTTCCCTTAACAGGTTAACAAGTCAATCGCAGAGTTGGATACAAAACCTGTATCAATGGAACAGCAATAAAGATTTTTGAAGATAAAAGTTTCATAAAGATTTTTGAAGATAAAAGTTTCATCAAATATTTTGCAAGCCAACCCAAAGTCTAGCCAGAGAGAGATTGTGTGTAGATATGTTTGGgactttgtttattttataattagcagatttttgaattttgtgacttcatttttttttttttgaacacaacttTCATTAATTATAAAACGAAGAGTTAGGTGAGAGGCATAAAAGCTTCAACCATACAAAGAGCCTCTTTTGCAAGAGCATCAGCAACCACATTTTGGTTTCTAGGAATCCAAACGAAAGATACAGAAAAAGTTGGAGAACCACATAGGTTGGCTATGTCTGCAAGTACCCATGGAGCTTTGTGACTTCATTTCAGTTCCTTTATTTTGAGAATAAACTGTTGTTGGGATTAATAATACTGTGATGATATCTAACAGCATAGTTTCTTAGTGGGCAATTTTTTCAAATAGTCATTGTTAAGTTTTGGTCATCAAAATagctctgaaaaaaaaatcaaatcactattttttattttgaaaattttaatttttttttttttaatttgaaacccAATCTTCTAAACTCCATTTTGAACTCTAAActttaaattctaaatttagATTAATTAACTCTAAGGATATGAATGTATATttattctttaataaaaaatttttagttattttcttcttttgagtgctattttataaaaaaaaaaactaaaaaatgttgttttatggagtttttctttcttaattccTACAGAAAAATTATGAGAGAAAAGAATAACTACAGAAAAATCTCACCAGAATACTTGGActctcatcttttttttttttccgtcataaaattcattcaaagTGAAATAGCAGTTGTGATACACAAACTGGCGGCATAATGAGTAAGCCCCAGAAACAAGAGTCCACATGAAGGCGGCAACTAGAACCCACACAGGGGTGACTTAGATTTACGACTAATCACTACAAACGAGCAGtaaacaaaataattcaacAGACTTTAGAAACAAGTACGGGCCAATGATCAGGGAAATATCGTCGCTGCTACAAACCCGCACACGATAACATCCACTTCTTAACGTCACACCACGACTTACCGCTGCTGCTTACGCCCGCCAAACGGTAACGTCCAAACTCCAAGAACATGAGACTTCATAATCCGACAAGAGGGACCGCAAATTCGATCAACACAACCTTTGGATACGGATCTGGGGCAATCCCATACGACCACTTAATCCTAAAAAGAAGCTCAACTAAACTCCACAACTACGAAGCCTTGTCAACATAATATCACCGGATACTCCCGGACAAAGAACCACACAAGACAAGCAATCACCACACCCATTAAACTTAGACAAAAGTCTGCTAAACCAATTGTTCAATCCCACTCATAGCAAAACCCAAACTCTGAAGAGCAGCCAAAGGGAAAAAAACCCTCACACAAACGCTaataccaaatccaaaccttACAACTCTAATTCAGCAAAGCACAAACAACCAAACAAAACCAACAACACCAAAAGCCCAACTAGACCAAAACACTAACAAGAACAAGGAGACCTTGAGAGAAAATCGAAAGGGAAACACGACCTCTATGTCGGCCTCAAAATCCGACTCCACCACCCATAACCCCTGCAACAAACCGCGTCTCGACTCCAGAGCTCGCCGGACTCCACCAACGCTGAAGACCTTGCACGCCTGACCAGAGACCGGAAACAAAGCGACAGGAGAGGGGTTTTGATCGTGAAGCAAAGACGAAGACTAACTACTGAACATCGGAGCTCCCGACGGCCTGACGCGCGCGGACGCACCGGTATCGTTGGAGCAGATCTAGGGTTTTTGAAATCACCGCCGCTCtcgtcttgttttttttttccgggtGATCATATTATAAAGaagacaaataaaaatatatatgaatatatcaatatataaacaTTGTATAATTTTTATGATGACAAAAATGTCTTCTCTAAACAAGTAACATATAATAACAAGTCATGTAGTTAAGTTTTTAATACTTGTTACTATATAATACTTAACTAGATGATGaggaatatttaaaaatcaagacATATACGAAATAAGTAATAAGTATAAGAAGAGTAATGAGTGTTTGTGTCCAATTCTAAATACAACtaaaagaaaagacaaatataaataagtatttaataGATTATGTAACAAATAGTAATGAGGCAAGTAACGAGTCAagtactaaaaataataatgatactTGATACTTGACTTGGTCTTGGAAGTAATGAAAATTGTCAGACTTGTTACTTGCCTTGGCAACATCAAATACTTGAATTTTTAAGGCGGGTACGACGAGTTTAAGGCGAATAACGAGTAATGATGCTCAACCCTAGTTTTAATGACTTAAAAGCACAGATGGGACTGATTTTGTAAACGTTTTGGATTGGAGAGTCAAATTAAAGCATTGACTGAACCGGTTATGTTATTGATAATATGTCCATACTTATCTTCTAGTAAGAAATTTGATTTGCTTACGgtattaaattatgtatttagaaaaataaaacagaccCAGCCGGACCTAGTTTCTCTTCGGAACAGCTTAAATTCGGCTACCAATCTTAGAAAATGGGAgcctacaaaaaaaatgaaacagtTTTGTGGATACTAATGAAACACAAGAGATGTATcaataagtaaaaatatataatatctttaaTATGCAGAAACACAGAAAAGATCTTCACAGAAGCAGAACAAATCCCACAAATATACAAAGTAACGTCACTGGTTCCACCAGCAACCACCATATAGACCACTGTAATCGATTGCAATACCAACAGAAAGATACATACATATCTATGACTACAAAATTAGTTCGCCTTCGGAAACTGTTACGCGAATCCAAGGCataaatataatcatatatcTACACAAAATTGGTGAATTCATAACAGAGCAACTATACAATAATTTTTATGCTTTACTCCAAATCTAAAGCTTtcgagcatctccaatgtaaaactccattttttccttcaaaatggagtaaaagtggaaatagaataaaattgcttcaaccctactccatttcccactccatgatgaacaaacaaaaaaaagattactccatttatggagtaaatttcattatggagtgagatatggagttgggttggagcattccttactccatattcacttttactccattttaaaggaaaaaatggaGTAGGGATGGAGATGCCCTTCCTCATCTTAGAGACTCTCAATATTCTTGTATTTAAGGCTCACACGACTCAGTCCACCAAACCTCCAGGAATCTCGAAAAACACAAAAGGAGATAGAAGAATCAATAAAGAtgtttacaccaaaaaaaaagaatcacaaAGATGTACTCCGCTAATTCACACGACATTACACAGACAGACCACAAAACCTAGTGAACAAGTCTCTTGTGATTATAATATTGGAAACAATAAAGTAAAGAGGAGAGAGGGCGATAAAAAGAACAGAAAGTTGGAGCGACGTCTCTTGTACGTGGAACTTTAAGGAAAAGATGAGAGACTCTTTTGTAATGTgtttcattgttattggttcatattctctatgttttttttgtatcaaatcttctatgtttataatttaattgtaAAGTAAATTACattaatattatatagataAAAAACTCTTGTGAGAAAGTGTACCGCTAATGATGCACACAAGTTATACGTTTGAAAAATCAACTAACTTTAGCGCCATTAAGTTCtccaatcaaaaatataaaaagacttCACGTAGCTCTCTATCTTTTTCCAAGTCAAGTTGTGTGTGGTTACATATCTTTATTTAAACCACCAACACTCTCTCTCATTTTTCTTAAACCAAAACAATTCTCTTCTTCACTACTAATTCATAAAGACCATGTCTGAATCCCGTTTGCATTTGCATTTTCTCTCGCTACTTTTGCTCTGTTATGTCTCCCCTTCAAGCTTCTTTAACTTAAACATCGATTACAGTAGCTATGTTGCTTGCGGTCCCCATCAGACTCAAGTTCTCACTGAGTTCATGAACGAGTTTGATAGCAGCCAGTGCAACCTCAGTGATCCCTATAACGGAGTCTGGTGCGATAACTCGACTGGTGCGGTCACAATGCTACGACTCCAGGCGTGTCTCAGCGGAACTCTAAAGCCCAATAGTAGCCTCTTCAGGTTACACCATCTTCGTTACCTTGCACTCATTCAAAACAACTTCATCTCAGCTACAATTCCTTCAGAATTTGGGAATCTCAGCAGGTTAGAGGCCTTATCTCTTAGGAATAATAGCTTTGTAGGCCAAGTTCCTTCCTCATTTAACAGCCTAAGCCTTCTTTCCGTTTTAGAACTTTCCCTAAACGAGCTCACTGGTAGTTTCCCACTTGTGAGGAATCTAACAAAGCTCTCGGCTTTAAGCCTTGCTGCGAATCATTTCTATGGAACTCTGAATCCTAAGAGTACTAGCCTGTTTGAGTTGCGCCACCTCCGTTACCTTGATCTAAGTCAAAACAACTTCACCTCATCACTCCCTTCTGAATTTGGAAATCTCAACAGACTAGAGATCTTGGCTCTTTCCTCCAATGACTTTTTCGGGCAAGTTCCTCCCACAATTAGTAACCTAACCTCGTTAGAGGAATTGAACCTTCACCACAACCAACTCACTGGTAGTTTCTCACTTGTTCAAAACCTAACCATGCTTTCAGTTATAGCAATCAATCATAATCACTTCTCTGGAGccattccatcttctctcttcaCCATGCCTTTCTTATCATATCTCGATATGGGAGACAACGATCTCACTGATTCTGTTGAAGTTTACAACTCCTCATCTACCCTGTCTAGGCTCGAGTACTTGTCCCTTGGGAATAACCATTTTGAAGGAAAAATCATAGAGCCTATCTCAAAACTCATCAGCGTCAAGATTCTTGACCTTTCTTTCCTTAACACAAGTTACCCGATTGATGTAAGCCTCTTCTCCTCGCTGAAATATTTGGTGGACCTTGATCTTTCCGGTAATAGTATATCTCCGGCCAGTTTAGGTTCAAATTTAGACATCCCAATAAACCTGGAGATTTTGTTGTTACGAGGTTGCGGCATCAAAGAGTTCCCAAATATCTTAAAGATCCTTGAGAAGTTAGAGAATATAGACTTGTCCGACAACATAATCAAAGGCGAGGTCCCGGAGTGGTTATGGAAGCTTCCTCGTCTAAACACAGTGTTTCTTTCAAATAATTCGTTTAATGGTTTGGAAGGTCCAGTGGATGTTTTGGTAAATTCATCTGTGAAGAATTTATTAATGGAGCGAAACTATTTTGAAGGAGCAGTTCCTATTCTACCACTCTCCATCAACAACTTTGCTGCGACAATCAATAGATTCACAGGGAGAATACCTCTTTCAATCTGCAATTGTAGGTCGCTTACGCATTTATGGCTTCCTTACAACAACCTCACGGGTCCAATCCCTCAATGCTTGAGTAACTTGACAATTTTGAATCTCCGGAAGAACAACTTGGAAGGAAGTATCCTTGAGGCATTTTATGTCGGTGCTTCTCTACAAACACTTGATGTTGGACACAATCGACTAACCGGGAAACTTCCAAGATCTCTTCAGAATTGTTCATCTCTCGAGTTTCTAGCTGTTGACCACAACATAATCAAAGACAAGTTTCCTTTTTGGCTCAAGGCTTTACCAAATTTGCAAGTCCTTATCCTCAGTTCAAACAAATTCTATGGATCTATATCTCCTCCTGGTCAAGGTCCTCTCGGGTTTCCAGAGCTGCGTATATTTGAGATAGCTGATAATAAGTTTACTGGAAGCTTGCCACCGAGATACTTTGTCAATTGGAAAGCATCGTCCCTTATGATGAATGAAGATGGTGGTCTATATATGGTATACACGAAAAGGACTTCCGGGAGACTGTCATATATGGATACAGAAGCTATAGATTTGAAATACAAAGGTCTATCAATGAAGCAAGGGAAGGTCCTTACCTCATACGCCACTATTGATTTTTCTGGGAACAGAATTGAAGGACAGATTCCTGAATCAATTGGTCTCTTGAAAGCACTGATTGCACTCAACTTATCCAACAATGCCTTCACAGGTCATATTCCTCTGTCTTTCTCCAATCTGGGAAAGCTCGAGTCACTAGACCTATCAAGAAACCAACTCTCCGGGACTATTCCAAATGGACTTGGGACCCTCTCCTTTCTGGCGTACATAAATGTGTCTCACAACCAACTCAAGGGTGAAATACCACAAGGAACACAGATTACCGGCCAACCTAAGTCTTCATTTGCAGGGAATGCAGGCCTTTGTGGTCTTCCTCTCCAGGAAACTTGCTTTGGGACTATTGCGCCACCAACACAACAACCtccggaagaagaagaaggagaagaggaagaagtgtTGAACTGGAAATGTGTGGCAATAGGGTATGGACCTGGAGTGTTGCTTGGATTGACAATAGCACACCTCATTGCAACATATAAACCGGAGTGGCTCATTAAGATAATTGGTCCGAACAAGCGCAGAAACCGTTAGGATTGTTTTCAGTTTGAGTATGATCCTTCAATATATGCCAAGTGGTTGATGTGATTCATCTTGTATGGAAGCATCTCTTTATGTTTGTTGTATCATTATCTAATGCTTTGTTCTATTTCGCTTCTTTTTATGAAGTAATAATTGTGTATGTTTTTTCTCATCTCATAtgcatttatgttttttttttctactgaGTAAAGTGGCAGAATCAAGGAAAATGGTGAAATGGGATCAATCGCATTTCGGTAAGAAGAAGCCAAGAAACTGTTGAGACCTAATATATATGATGATGCATCAGCCAAAAGTTAAGTTGAAATGGGATATAAAGACAACTAATAAATTactcaaaatacaaaaatcttATAGTAACAAGAGTGGGATGCAGTGATTATTGGCTAAGGAGTTTATTGGAACATGAATTTCCGTgaaatttgatgattttaatagttgagaggattttacaagttaactagaattaacaaattttatcaaatacttttacatAGATTTTCATTACTTGTGTATAGAATTCTATTAattgttattaacttttaaaataagaaataatggtggtagaaaaaaaaaaaggaaagaaaatcatttcaatTAAGGCAATTCataaacaacttttaaaaaagtttttgtcacaaaaaagatctcaagaaataaattgaccaaaaaatttaatttctacttcttactttatagatatataaataataaaaaataaaaattaaatgtgtttaaatttaaatttttgtaaaaaaaatttgaattattatttttataaaaaattcgaaagtgctttttaaaactatttttacaatttttattttaaatttttaatatttttttctatttttttaaattgtgaattgtattatgttaaagttgtgatttgtatattatttcattcttcaatttgagtttttgtatgtgagtgtattttattacattgatttcaaaaatcttatggGTATAGATGATATTCTTAAAGTTGAGTACTATgagtaaaaacaaagaaaatttacatctcaacaacaatagattttaatagaatcttaaaatcaatgaaaactaattttttccaataacaaaggattttgagtggaatttaaaaatcatcaccCCAACAACAATGGAttctatttagattttaaaaattcacaaaccaataacaatagaatcttaaaatttaataattcctCTAAAACTCTTTGTCCAATAACCCCCCCCCTAAGGGTTGCTCGTCAGTCCTAGtaacttttatgatttttttttggttttgcatTGAATCTTTAAAGGtttatttagtaaaaacatatttcatatgttttttctttaaatatttatcCAATGCTATGTTCTGATTTCTTGtcatttaaattaagaaagCTGAATCTTCTCTagtcatttttatatatacacatctcTAATAGAAGAGAACACAGACACGTAcaagtttacatatatatacatatacatctCTAGTCTTCTTTTATCTTGtcgcacaaaaaaaaagtcttcttttatcttatatgtatatatacatttctAGTCTTTTTATCTCATCCCCATCTAGGTCCTCTGGGGTTCCCTGAGCTATGAATA is from Brassica napus cultivar Da-Ae chromosome A4, Da-Ae, whole genome shotgun sequence and encodes:
- the LOC106447003 gene encoding receptor like protein 23-like; translated protein: MSESRLHLHFLSLLLLCYVSPSSFFNLNIDYSSYVACGPHQTQVLTEFMNEFDSSQCNLSDPYNGVWCDNSTGAVTMLRLQACLSGTLKPNSSLFRLHHLRYLALIQNNFISATIPSEFGNLSRLEALSLRNNSFVGQVPSSFNSLSLLSVLELSLNELTGSFPLVRNLTKLSALSLAANHFYGTLNPKSTSLFELRHLRYLDLSQNNFTSSLPSEFGNLNRLEILALSSNDFFGQVPPTISNLTSLEELNLHHNQLTGSFSLVQNLTMLSVIAINHNHFSGAIPSSLFTMPFLSYLDMGDNDLTDSVEVYNSSSTLSRLEYLSLGNNHFEGKIIEPISKLISVKILDLSFLNTSYPIDVSLFSSLKYLVDLDLSGNSISPASLGSNLDIPINLEILLLRGCGIKEFPNILKILEKLENIDLSDNIIKGEVPEWLWKLPRLNTVFLSNNSFNGLEGPVDVLVNSSVKNLLMERNYFEGAVPILPLSINNFAATINRFTGRIPLSICNCRSLTHLWLPYNNLTGPIPQCLSNLTILNLRKNNLEGSILEAFYVGASLQTLDVGHNRLTGKLPRSLQNCSSLEFLAVDHNIIKDKFPFWLKALPNLQVLILSSNKFYGSISPPGQGPLGFPELRIFEIADNKFTGSLPPRYFVNWKASSLMMNEDGGLYMVYTKRTSGRLSYMDTEAIDLKYKGLSMKQGKVLTSYATIDFSGNRIEGQIPESIGLLKALIALNLSNNAFTGHIPLSFSNLGKLESLDLSRNQLSGTIPNGLGTLSFLAYINVSHNQLKGEIPQGTQITGQPKSSFAGNAGLCGLPLQETCFGTIAPPTQQPPEEEEGEEEEVLNWKCVAIGYGPGVLLGLTIAHLIATYKPEWLIKIIGPNKRRNR
- the LOC106447094 gene encoding receptor-like protein 41, which produces MSESRVRLHFLLLSLLCCVSTSSSFDLNFDNSSYVVCGPHQTQALTEFMNEFDSSHCNLSDPFNGIWCDNSTGALTMLRLSACLSGKLKSNSSLFRLYHLRYLVLRQNNFTSATLPSEFGNLNRLEFLSLSSNGFVGQVPSSFNNLSLLSVLYLSQNELTGSIPLVQNLKKLSFLNLNYNHFSGTLNPNSTSLFELHHLRYLGLGYNNFSSSIPSEIGNLNRLEVLALAFNDFFGQVPPTISNLTLLTQLYLYNNQLTGSLPLVGNLTNLSIAYFSDNHFSGTIPSSLFNMPFLSDLVLSGNHLTGSFIIPNSSAPSRLNYLFLGNNHFEGQIIEPILKLRNLTNVGLSFLNTSSPVDLRLFSALKSLSYLDLSGNSLSPASLDTNLDIPANLEYLQLSDCGMNEFPNILKNLEKLEFIDFSNNRIKGKVPEWLWNLPRLDTVVVSYNLINGFEGPVEEVLVNSSLKILYLDNNYFEGAIPILPLSINMLDVRYNRFTGSVPLSICNCRSLTHLWLPYNNLTGPIPQCLSNLTILNLRKNNFEGSIPDAFYIGASLKTLDVGHNLLTGRLPRSLQNCSSLEFLVVDHNMIEDKFPFWLKALPNLQVLVLSSNKFYGSISPPDQGPLGFPELRIFEIADNNFTGSLPPRYFVHWKASSITMNEDGGLYMLYGQFRSGRLYLTFVDTIDLQYKGLSMEQKMVLTSYATIDFSGNRIEGEIPESIGLLKALIALNLSNNAFTGHIPLSFSNLRKLESLDLSSNQLSGTIPSGLGSLSFLAYINVSHNQLKGEIPQGTQITGQAKSSFEGNAGLCGLPLQETCFGTDAPPTQQPKEEDDDDEEVLNWKGVAIGYGPGVLLGLAIAHLIATYKPEWLVKIIGPNKSRNR